A genomic segment from Methanocella sp. encodes:
- the frhA gene encoding coenzyme F420 hydrogenase subunit alpha, with protein MGETVVIAPTTRNEGHGKFVLDVDEEGVVKKGNFLSMVTVRGFEKFLVGRSMEFAPVATSRFCGLCPPTHATASSEAIERSIGLSPPHHGVLLRELCNIGNHLHDHPLQQVLILPDFVKDPEKTKEALTRIQKMRRIGQYICSVTGGEAIHSPYIRVGGMYTNISEAARDKLSEMLGEYRQYHEAQSRFMEEAFEAADVPPGLGVNDVDMMATDLIFGRSDVFASDYYPYYSELLPANYYGKDIGVEACTRIPMLQGKIVEVGPVARLWKFKGWREKGTMALNRARLTEITLRIERGLDILRELNTRAHTLNRPVSYGIGRLGIGVNEAPRGTNVHITRVEDGRITFYKAMPATMWNIATIGKSTEGFHYKWAQWVMRSYDPCISCATHMIVMHDGRVIEERFV; from the coding sequence ATGGGTGAGACGGTCGTTATCGCGCCCACGACTCGTAACGAGGGGCACGGCAAGTTCGTCCTGGACGTCGATGAGGAAGGGGTCGTGAAAAAAGGGAATTTTTTAAGCATGGTTACGGTGAGGGGCTTCGAAAAGTTCCTGGTCGGCCGGTCCATGGAGTTCGCGCCCGTGGCAACGAGCCGCTTTTGCGGCCTGTGCCCGCCGACGCACGCGACCGCATCCTCGGAAGCCATCGAACGCTCCATCGGCCTGAGCCCCCCGCATCACGGGGTACTGTTACGCGAATTATGCAACATCGGCAATCACCTTCATGATCACCCGCTGCAGCAGGTACTCATCCTGCCCGACTTCGTCAAGGACCCGGAAAAGACGAAGGAGGCGCTTACCAGGATCCAGAAGATGCGCCGCATCGGCCAGTATATTTGCAGCGTGACCGGCGGCGAGGCCATCCACTCGCCGTATATTCGCGTGGGCGGCATGTACACGAACATCAGCGAGGCGGCCAGGGATAAGCTCTCGGAGATGCTCGGTGAATACCGGCAGTACCATGAGGCACAGAGCCGTTTCATGGAGGAGGCGTTCGAAGCCGCGGACGTGCCCCCGGGACTGGGTGTCAATGACGTGGACATGATGGCGACGGACCTGATATTTGGCCGGTCGGACGTGTTCGCGAGCGACTATTATCCCTATTATTCCGAGCTCTTGCCTGCGAACTATTATGGAAAGGATATCGGCGTGGAGGCCTGTACCCGGATCCCCATGCTCCAGGGGAAGATCGTGGAAGTGGGGCCTGTTGCCCGGCTATGGAAATTTAAGGGGTGGAGGGAAAAGGGCACCATGGCGCTGAACCGGGCGAGGCTGACGGAAATCACTCTGAGGATAGAGCGAGGCCTGGATATCCTCCGGGAACTGAACACCAGGGCTCACACGCTCAACCGCCCCGTCTCGTATGGCATCGGCCGGCTGGGCATCGGCGTCAACGAGGCGCCCCGGGGCACGAACGTTCACATTACGCGGGTGGAGGACGGCCGGATCACATTTTATAAGGCCATGCCCGCGACCATGTGGAACATCGCGACCATCGGGAAGTCCACGGAGGGCTTCCACTATAAGTGGGCGCAGTGGGTGATGCGGTCCTACGACCCGTGCATATCCTGCGCCACCCACATGATCGTCATGCACGATGGCCGTGTCATCGAGGAGCGTTTCGTATGA
- a CDS encoding homoserine kinase → MLMERVRVRASATSANLGAGFDVLGLALDEPFDIIEVEPADHLSIRIVGRGWKSIPLEPEKNTAGLVAKEMGKDVLITIHSYIRPASGLGSSAAPAAGTAVAINELFSLGLSREELVPIAAKGEVAAAGVAHADNVGPCIMGGLTIVSGGRAVSLEMPEMGIVAILPAIDVSTKAARELIPSSVPVNEMVQNIGKACMLVAGAAAKDPGMIGRSLMDSFNEKYRSPLIRGYEDVKAGALEQGAYGVAISGSGPTMIALCPEERMRRVEKAMAGQFDKCGVSSESFMTRVGNGVEII, encoded by the coding sequence ATGTTGATGGAACGTGTGCGTGTCCGGGCTTCGGCGACTTCGGCCAATCTGGGAGCGGGCTTCGACGTGCTGGGGCTGGCCCTGGACGAGCCTTTTGATATTATAGAGGTAGAGCCGGCGGACCATCTCTCGATCCGCATCGTGGGCCGGGGCTGGAAGTCGATCCCGCTGGAGCCCGAAAAGAATACTGCCGGCCTGGTGGCGAAAGAGATGGGTAAAGACGTCCTCATCACGATCCACAGCTATATCCGGCCGGCCAGCGGCCTGGGAAGCAGCGCGGCCCCGGCGGCGGGCACGGCGGTCGCCATCAATGAGCTTTTTTCGCTCGGCCTTTCCCGTGAAGAGCTAGTGCCCATCGCCGCGAAGGGCGAGGTGGCGGCGGCGGGCGTGGCTCACGCCGATAACGTGGGCCCCTGCATCATGGGAGGCCTGACTATCGTCAGTGGCGGGCGTGCGGTCAGCCTGGAGATGCCTGAGATGGGCATCGTCGCCATACTCCCCGCCATCGACGTGAGCACGAAAGCGGCCCGGGAGCTTATCCCGTCCAGCGTCCCCGTGAATGAGATGGTGCAGAACATTGGCAAGGCGTGCATGCTGGTGGCCGGCGCAGCGGCTAAGGACCCGGGCATGATCGGCCGCTCGCTCATGGATTCGTTCAACGAGAAATACCGCTCGCCGCTTATCAGGGGCTACGAGGACGTCAAGGCCGGCGCCCTTGAGCAGGGCGCCTACGGGGTCGCCATCAGCGGCTCTGGCCCGACGATGATCGCCCTATGCCCGGAGGAGCGGATGAGGCGGGTCGAGAAGGCCATGGCCGGGCAGTTCGATAAATGCGGCGTCTCCTCCGAATCCTTCATGACGCGGGTCGGCAATGGAGTGGAAATTATATAA
- the frhG gene encoding coenzyme F420 hydrogenase subunit gamma gives MKKPKFAYVHLSACSGCEISFLDNFERLLDMMDMVDIEYMTLIKDETEIPKADIVFVDGAACLQSDDAVDTLKKARERGSYLVAWGGCSSTATINNFSRGGQLPQPQHESFPPIKRLVSVDAFVPGSPPAPEMAYNIVKAFVEGDLDYLKYLSSYSVGGYACGCDLWKDVVENGLCIGCGACAMACPTRAITMAEGRPNCIFERCVKCGACYAQCPRSFLPTAAIEKMMDRLREE, from the coding sequence ATGAAAAAGCCGAAGTTCGCCTATGTCCATCTGTCCGCCTGCTCGGGCTGCGAGATCTCGTTCCTGGATAATTTCGAGCGGCTCCTGGACATGATGGACATGGTGGATATCGAGTACATGACGCTCATCAAGGACGAGACGGAGATACCGAAGGCCGACATCGTCTTCGTGGACGGGGCCGCATGCCTGCAGTCAGATGACGCCGTCGATACGCTTAAGAAGGCACGGGAGAGAGGCTCTTACCTTGTGGCCTGGGGCGGGTGCTCGTCTACGGCGACCATCAATAACTTTTCGAGGGGAGGCCAGCTTCCTCAGCCCCAGCACGAGTCGTTCCCGCCCATAAAGCGCCTGGTAAGCGTGGACGCGTTCGTGCCGGGCTCGCCGCCGGCGCCGGAGATGGCATACAACATCGTAAAGGCTTTTGTGGAAGGAGACCTCGACTACCTGAAGTACCTGTCCTCATATAGTGTCGGCGGCTATGCCTGCGGCTGCGACCTGTGGAAGGACGTCGTGGAGAACGGCCTGTGCATCGGCTGCGGCGCCTGCGCCATGGCCTGCCCGACACGGGCCATCACGATGGCCGAAGGCCGGCCGAACTGTATTTTCGAGAGGTGCGTGAAATGCGGCGCCTGCTACGCCCAGTGCCCCCGCAGCTTCCTGCCGACCGCCGCCATCGAGAAGATGATGGACCGGCTGAGGGAGGAGTGA